The proteins below are encoded in one region of Knoellia sp. S7-12:
- a CDS encoding ABC transporter ATP-binding protein, producing the protein MSDALLSVYKLSAFYGEAQVLRDVSIDVAAGEVVTLVGRNGAGKTTLLRSIMGLHKGVRGSITFAGTALDGRSADKRARLGLGWVPDDRGIYATLTVAENLSLPPVVDKAAAWSLDKIYDQFPVLRERRDFPGTKLSGGEQQMLAMARPLRAGSRLLLLDEPSEGLAPVIVNQIGQIIRDIKAQGVAVLLVEQNVKFASTVADRHNLLALGEVVESLDNSQFQSRTTELLEHLGM; encoded by the coding sequence ATGAGTGACGCGTTGCTCTCGGTCTACAAGCTGTCGGCGTTCTATGGCGAGGCGCAGGTCCTGCGCGACGTCTCCATTGACGTCGCGGCCGGAGAGGTCGTGACGCTCGTCGGTCGCAATGGTGCCGGCAAGACGACACTGCTTCGCTCGATCATGGGTCTGCACAAGGGAGTTCGCGGTTCGATCACCTTCGCCGGAACGGCCCTGGACGGTCGCTCCGCCGACAAGCGGGCCCGCCTCGGACTCGGGTGGGTGCCCGATGACCGCGGGATCTATGCCACCCTCACCGTCGCCGAGAACCTCAGTCTCCCGCCAGTTGTCGACAAGGCCGCAGCGTGGAGCCTGGACAAGATCTACGACCAGTTCCCGGTCCTTCGCGAACGCCGCGACTTCCCGGGGACCAAGCTCTCTGGCGGTGAGCAGCAGATGCTCGCCATGGCTCGGCCCCTGAGAGCAGGGTCGCGACTCCTGCTCCTCGATGAGCCAAGTGAGGGACTGGCGCCGGTCATCGTCAACCAGATCGGTCAGATCATCCGCGACATCAAGGCCCAGGGTGTCGCCGTGCTCCTCGTCGAGCAGAACGTGAAGTTCGCGTCGACCGTGGCCGACCGCCACAACCTCCTCGCCCTGGGCGAGGTCGTCGAGAGTCTCGACAACTCCCAATTCCAGTCCCGCACAACGGAACTGCTCGAACACCTCGGCATGTGA
- a CDS encoding ABC transporter ATP-binding protein — translation MSASPSTTNPVSPSGVSTTILRTVDLTKDFRGFTAVNGVNLDVADGTIHALVGPNGAGKTTLFNLLTGFLTPTSGQILLRGDDIAGKQPEQIAHLGVARSFQITSLFEQMTLLEHLELALASPTGIGYRFWTSRKRLGAFRDRSMELLSEVGLADRSGQRAGSLAYGQKRALEIALALALDPSLLLLDEPTAGMGLEDVDRTIALVKKVSDGRTVVFVDHNMHVVGSLADRVTVLQSGEVLAEGTYDEVRRDDKVITAYLGESGDTHE, via the coding sequence GTGAGCGCGAGCCCATCGACGACAAACCCGGTGTCCCCATCGGGGGTGTCGACCACGATCCTGCGGACCGTCGACCTGACGAAGGACTTCCGCGGGTTCACTGCTGTCAATGGCGTGAACCTCGACGTCGCGGACGGCACGATCCACGCACTCGTGGGACCCAACGGGGCCGGCAAGACCACCCTCTTCAACCTGCTCACCGGCTTCCTCACGCCAACGTCCGGGCAGATCCTCCTGCGCGGTGACGACATCGCCGGGAAGCAGCCGGAGCAGATCGCCCACCTCGGTGTTGCTCGGTCCTTCCAGATCACGAGCCTGTTCGAGCAGATGACTTTGCTCGAGCACCTTGAGCTCGCCCTCGCCTCACCGACCGGGATCGGCTACCGCTTCTGGACCTCGCGCAAACGACTCGGCGCCTTTCGGGATCGCTCGATGGAATTGCTCTCCGAGGTCGGGCTCGCGGACCGAAGCGGGCAGAGGGCCGGTTCCCTCGCCTACGGCCAGAAGCGGGCCCTCGAGATCGCCCTGGCCCTCGCGCTCGACCCCTCACTGCTCCTGCTCGACGAGCCCACCGCGGGAATGGGGCTCGAGGATGTCGACCGGACCATCGCCCTCGTCAAGAAGGTGTCGGACGGACGCACGGTCGTCTTCGTCGACCACAACATGCACGTCGTCGGGTCGCTCGCCGACCGGGTCACCGTCCTGCAATCGGGCGAGGTGCTCGCAGAGGGGACCTACGACGAGGTGCGGCGCGACGACAAGGTCATCACGGCATACCTCGGAGAGTCGGGAGACACCCATGAGTGA
- a CDS encoding DUF222 domain-containing protein — translation MREAPTMSRGPDVEVLSVVSSLAQVQPEGLTQAGRIAAVAALESLKGAAAAAQARLTAAAVVDREALGEDSRSVRADLALARRCSPTLADQHVGVAKALVDEMPLTMGALERGEISERRALIMVRETACLSVEHRAEVDRRLAKTMGALGDKALAGAARRAGAALDAESLAERNRRAVASRRMSVRAAADGMAWLSVLGPMKDVIGAHVALTAEEGRRNIIDPDLPADEWEAVAAAARADTRGKGAWLADRALELLSGRAKGQPQPVEVNLVMTDKVLLQAAFGGRAPSDDVAVIPGWGPIPGAEARAHVADLLDHADNSDPPSGLWLRRLFTDPTGRDLVALDSQRRRFLGGLRRFLELRDPTCRVPWCDAPAVQTDHVTPVHEGGKTSAANGGGECQRHNLVKEQAGWHFAVQSTGLDGTGAHGIRITTPTGRVHDSTAPPILGEGWLGEIPDADPPLIELDGEQERFAEEFDVWLEDAHEGHYWAA, via the coding sequence ATGAGGGAAGCGCCGACGATGAGCAGAGGACCTGACGTTGAGGTCCTCTCTGTCGTGTCGTCTCTGGCCCAGGTTCAACCCGAGGGACTCACCCAAGCCGGCCGGATTGCAGCCGTCGCGGCCTTGGAGTCGCTCAAGGGTGCGGCCGCTGCGGCACAGGCTCGACTGACTGCGGCCGCGGTGGTGGATCGGGAAGCGTTGGGTGAGGATTCGCGCAGTGTGCGCGCCGACCTGGCGTTGGCGCGGCGTTGTTCTCCGACCCTGGCGGACCAGCACGTGGGTGTCGCAAAGGCTCTCGTGGACGAGATGCCACTGACGATGGGCGCCTTGGAGCGTGGGGAGATCAGCGAACGTCGCGCCCTGATCATGGTGCGAGAGACAGCATGCCTGAGCGTTGAGCACCGTGCCGAAGTCGATAGGCGTCTCGCCAAGACCATGGGTGCACTGGGCGACAAGGCGCTGGCTGGGGCCGCGCGACGTGCAGGTGCCGCTCTTGATGCGGAGTCCTTGGCCGAGCGGAACAGGCGCGCGGTCGCGTCCCGTCGGATGTCGGTGCGTGCGGCCGCGGACGGCATGGCCTGGTTGTCAGTCCTCGGGCCGATGAAAGACGTCATCGGGGCCCACGTTGCATTGACCGCAGAGGAGGGGCGCCGCAACATTATCGACCCCGACCTGCCCGCCGATGAGTGGGAAGCCGTGGCAGCAGCCGCGCGTGCTGACACCCGCGGCAAGGGCGCCTGGCTCGCCGACCGCGCCCTCGAACTCCTCAGTGGTCGCGCGAAGGGGCAACCGCAACCGGTCGAGGTCAACCTCGTCATGACCGACAAGGTGCTCCTGCAGGCAGCGTTCGGTGGTCGGGCGCCGTCTGATGATGTTGCCGTCATTCCCGGCTGGGGGCCCATCCCCGGCGCCGAAGCACGTGCGCACGTGGCGGACCTTCTCGACCACGCCGACAACAGTGACCCACCAAGTGGTCTCTGGCTGCGGCGCCTGTTCACGGACCCCACCGGACGCGACCTCGTCGCCCTCGACTCCCAGCGCCGCCGCTTCCTCGGTGGACTCCGCCGCTTCCTCGAACTGCGTGACCCGACCTGCCGTGTCCCGTGGTGCGACGCACCGGCCGTGCAGACCGACCATGTAACGCCTGTCCATGAAGGCGGCAAGACCTCGGCCGCCAACGGCGGCGGTGAGTGCCAACGACACAATCTGGTGAAGGAACAGGCTGGGTGGCATTTCGCAGTGCAGTCCACCGGGCTCGACGGCACTGGAGCGCACGGCATACGCATCACGACACCGACCGGGCGTGTCCATGACTCCACAGCTCCGCCGATTCTTGGCGAAGGGTGGCTGGGCGAAATCCCAGATGCAGACCCTCCGCTCATCGAGCTCGACGGGGAGCAGGAACGTTTCGCAGAAGAGTTCGACGTGTGGCTTGAGGATGCCCACGAGGGTCACTACTGGGCCGCCTGA
- the dxs gene encoding 1-deoxy-D-xylulose-5-phosphate synthase — protein MSVLERIQGPDDLKALSRAELATLAQEIRTFLVDEVSRTGGHLGPNLGVVELTIAIHRVFDSPHDAVVFDTGHQSYVHKLLTGRHDFSSLRKQGGLSGYPSRAESEHDVVESSHASSSLSWAHGIAAGRVIAGERDRHTVAVIGDGALTGGMAWEAINNIAAESDLPLVIVVNDNERSYAPTRGGLADHLATLRTTRGYERFLDWGKSALHRTPVVGGAMYETLHGVKKGIKDIVAPQGLFEDLGLKYVGPIDGHDEAALEQALRRAKAFGGPVLVHVITQKGKGYEHAVNDESDQFHAVGVINPETGLPLEISGRSWTDEFSDALVELGDEREDVVAITAAMMIPVGLDAFSKRFPDRTFDVGIAEQHATTMAAGLAYAGLHPVVAIYATFLNRAFDQLLMDCALHKAGVTFVLDRSGITGPDGASHHGMWDMSLVGIVPGLHLAAPRDGFQIPLALRAAVDIEDAPSVIRFPKGSVADPIEAVRTVDGVDVLVEPDGTAEEVDLLLVGIGSMVATALTVADKLSAEGLRVRVIDPVWALPVNPVVGGLAASARRIAVLEDNSVSGGVGSHVLVALRDSGIDTPVDLFGLPREFLDHGSRGQILDRIGLTPDAISIRLLDALR, from the coding sequence GCCCTGAGCCGCGCCGAGCTGGCGACGTTGGCGCAGGAGATCCGCACGTTCCTCGTCGACGAGGTCTCACGCACCGGCGGCCATCTCGGACCCAACCTCGGCGTCGTCGAGTTGACGATCGCGATCCACCGGGTCTTCGACAGTCCCCACGACGCCGTCGTCTTCGACACCGGTCACCAGTCCTACGTCCACAAGCTCCTCACCGGCCGCCACGACTTCTCGTCGCTGCGCAAGCAGGGCGGGCTGTCGGGTTATCCGAGTCGGGCCGAGTCCGAGCACGACGTCGTCGAGAGCTCCCACGCGTCGAGTTCGCTGTCGTGGGCCCACGGCATCGCAGCTGGCCGTGTCATCGCAGGCGAGCGCGACCGGCATACCGTCGCCGTGATCGGTGACGGCGCACTCACTGGCGGTATGGCCTGGGAGGCCATCAACAACATCGCTGCCGAGTCCGACCTGCCGCTCGTCATCGTCGTCAACGACAACGAGCGCTCCTACGCACCCACTCGCGGCGGGCTCGCCGACCACCTCGCGACCCTGCGCACCACGCGCGGCTATGAGCGGTTCCTCGACTGGGGCAAGTCGGCGCTGCATCGCACGCCCGTTGTCGGGGGAGCGATGTACGAGACGCTCCACGGTGTGAAGAAGGGCATCAAGGACATCGTCGCGCCGCAGGGGCTCTTCGAGGACCTCGGCCTCAAATACGTCGGCCCCATCGACGGTCACGACGAGGCCGCGCTCGAGCAGGCGCTCCGCCGGGCGAAGGCGTTCGGTGGACCGGTGCTCGTTCACGTCATCACCCAGAAGGGCAAGGGCTACGAGCACGCCGTCAACGACGAGAGCGACCAGTTCCACGCCGTCGGTGTCATCAACCCCGAGACCGGCCTGCCGCTCGAGATCTCGGGGCGCAGCTGGACCGACGAGTTCAGTGATGCCCTGGTCGAGCTGGGGGATGAGCGCGAGGACGTCGTCGCGATCACCGCGGCCATGATGATCCCGGTCGGGCTCGACGCGTTCTCCAAGCGCTTCCCCGACCGCACCTTCGACGTCGGCATCGCCGAGCAGCACGCCACGACAATGGCTGCAGGTCTTGCGTATGCCGGCCTGCATCCGGTTGTCGCGATCTATGCGACTTTCCTGAACCGCGCCTTCGACCAGCTGTTGATGGATTGCGCGCTGCACAAGGCCGGCGTGACGTTCGTGCTCGACCGCTCCGGCATCACCGGGCCCGATGGCGCTTCTCACCACGGCATGTGGGACATGTCCCTCGTGGGTATCGTCCCCGGGCTGCACCTGGCCGCTCCGCGTGACGGCTTCCAGATCCCGTTGGCGTTGCGCGCTGCTGTCGACATCGAGGATGCGCCCTCGGTCATCCGCTTCCCCAAGGGTTCGGTTGCTGACCCGATCGAGGCTGTGCGGACCGTCGACGGGGTTGACGTGTTGGTTGAGCCCGACGGCACAGCCGAGGAGGTCGACCTGCTCCTCGTCGGCATCGGGTCGATGGTCGCGACCGCCCTCACGGTCGCTGACAAGCTCTCGGCCGAGGGACTGCGCGTGCGCGTCATCGACCCGGTGTGGGCACTGCCGGTCAACCCGGTCGTGGGTGGCCTTGCTGCGTCGGCCCGTCGCATCGCTGTCCTCGAGGACAACTCGGTGTCCGGCGGCGTGGGCTCCCATGTCTTGGTTGCGTTGCGCGACAGCGGGATCGACACCCCCGTGGATCTCTTCGGGTTGCCGCGGGAGTTCCTCGACCACGGGTCGCGTGGGCAGATCCTCGACCGCATCGGCCTCACCCCCGATGCCATCTCGATCCGACTCCTCGACGCCCTCCGCTGA
- a CDS encoding GAF domain-containing protein, producing MHDDVDVGTRLLEMLASGASAGDLASLDVDPHARDLAIRISGAFDVQRRREQQLAALVDTAGELASMSDPSVVLDAIVRRARTLMGTDVAYLTLFDHERGDTFMRATAGSVSAQFQVVRLAFGAGLGGLVAQSHKPYWTADYFADARFRHTHSIDGAVGDEGLVAICGTPLIVKDEFVGVLFASNRTPRPFTHDEVALLGSLAALAAVTIVQVRAVEESSRTLAALSNATERVSHYAAGIERAAAAHDRFAEIVLEGGGVDDLTEALAQLLGGWALLLDLDGAARSSAGEARPTGEALRDLAAQVAGGVEGGRLSRLGDFWAIGIAAAGEPLGTLVIGEVSSMDDSDERTVERAAVVTALVLLGERNRAETRQQQRTDLVSGLVSGHVDLGTLLPATRSLGLDLREPACLLAVLGTQTTTARSLVLAVNAALGGTGLVGEVEGHVVALVPGGEPGSAAADLAQRLSRSHVVTVGAAGPVSEVAGTLGVDLAAAHTEAIRTAEALVALGRRGDGAAAADLGFAGLIVGTQPEVTAYVHSVLGPLHDYDSSRGTDLVGTLEAYFLAGASPRHAATKLHVHTNTVAQRLERITRLVGDGWQSPERALELQLALRLRHLVSATTH from the coding sequence ATGCACGATGACGTGGATGTGGGCACCCGCCTGCTCGAGATGCTCGCCTCAGGGGCGTCCGCCGGGGACCTTGCCTCCCTCGACGTCGACCCCCATGCCCGCGACCTCGCCATCCGGATCAGTGGCGCCTTCGACGTGCAGCGCCGCCGAGAGCAGCAACTGGCCGCCCTCGTCGACACCGCTGGCGAGCTGGCCTCGATGAGTGACCCGTCCGTCGTCCTCGACGCCATCGTCCGCCGGGCCCGCACTCTCATGGGCACGGACGTCGCCTACCTCACCCTGTTTGACCACGAGCGTGGCGACACCTTCATGCGCGCCACGGCAGGGTCAGTCTCTGCGCAGTTCCAGGTCGTGCGGCTGGCATTCGGTGCGGGCCTCGGTGGCTTGGTTGCCCAGTCGCACAAGCCCTACTGGACCGCTGACTACTTCGCCGACGCCCGTTTCCGGCACACCCACTCCATCGATGGCGCCGTGGGCGACGAGGGCCTCGTCGCCATCTGTGGCACGCCACTCATCGTCAAGGACGAGTTCGTCGGAGTCCTCTTCGCGTCCAACCGGACCCCGCGCCCATTCACCCACGACGAGGTCGCCCTCCTCGGCTCCCTCGCAGCCCTCGCGGCCGTGACGATCGTCCAGGTGCGGGCCGTCGAGGAGTCGTCGCGCACTCTGGCCGCCCTGTCCAACGCCACCGAACGAGTGAGCCACTACGCCGCCGGCATCGAACGCGCCGCAGCAGCACACGACCGGTTCGCCGAGATCGTCCTCGAGGGTGGTGGGGTCGATGACCTCACCGAAGCACTGGCGCAGCTTCTTGGGGGCTGGGCGCTCCTCCTCGACCTCGATGGAGCCGCCCGCAGCAGCGCGGGAGAGGCCCGACCGACCGGCGAGGCGCTGCGCGATCTTGCCGCCCAAGTCGCGGGTGGCGTCGAGGGTGGCCGCCTGTCCAGGCTCGGTGACTTCTGGGCCATCGGCATCGCTGCAGCGGGCGAACCCCTCGGCACCCTCGTCATCGGCGAGGTCTCCTCGATGGACGACTCCGACGAGCGCACGGTTGAGCGAGCAGCCGTCGTCACGGCGCTCGTCCTCCTCGGGGAGCGCAACCGGGCAGAGACTCGGCAGCAGCAGCGCACCGACCTTGTCTCGGGGCTCGTGAGCGGGCATGTCGACCTCGGGACCCTCCTTCCTGCCACGCGTTCACTGGGCCTCGACCTGCGCGAACCTGCCTGCCTGCTCGCGGTCCTCGGAACCCAGACGACCACCGCTCGATCACTCGTCCTCGCCGTCAACGCCGCACTGGGTGGCACCGGCCTCGTGGGCGAGGTCGAAGGACATGTCGTCGCGCTGGTGCCCGGGGGCGAACCCGGCTCTGCCGCAGCCGATCTGGCGCAGCGACTGTCACGCAGCCACGTCGTCACCGTGGGTGCAGCGGGCCCCGTGAGCGAGGTCGCAGGAACGCTCGGTGTCGATCTCGCGGCGGCTCACACCGAGGCCATCCGCACAGCCGAGGCGCTCGTTGCGCTCGGACGTCGTGGGGATGGGGCCGCGGCCGCAGATCTGGGTTTCGCCGGCCTGATCGTGGGCACCCAGCCGGAAGTCACGGCATACGTCCATTCCGTCCTCGGACCGTTGCACGACTATGACTCCTCGCGGGGCACCGACCTCGTCGGGACGCTCGAGGCCTACTTCCTGGCAGGGGCCAGCCCACGGCATGCGGCCACGAAGCTGCACGTCCACACCAACACGGTCGCCCAGCGGCTGGAGCGGATCACCCGGCTCGTGGGTGACGGGTGGCAGTCCCCCGAGCGGGCACTCGAGCTGCAGCTCGCACTGCGGCTGCGCCACCTCGTGTCCGCCACCACCCACTGA
- a CDS encoding ABC transporter substrate-binding protein has product MRNTKMISLAAMVASSGLVLTACGSAGGGPSSDGGKISDDKIVLAVLNDQSGVYKDLSGPNSVEAVKMAVEDWKAAHKDDAVSKNIEVVTADHQNKPDIANTKAQELYDRQKADIILDVPTSSAALAVATQAKAKKKVYINIGAGTTALTGAQCNKYTFHWAYDTYMLAKGTGGTLTKDGGKKWNVVYPDYAFGQDMTKSFEGQITTAGGAIGQKVPTPFPNDNFATYITKAAADKPDVIGTMHAGGDLINFVKQYNQAGISDQIKLAVGLMFITDIHSLGAEQFKGVTFTEAWYWNFDEQNRKWADKFQERTKTRPSFAHAANYSAAYNYLEAVQEAGSDKGDDVVAKLEGKKINDFFLRNGEVRAADHRVIHDAYLAEVKPAAEVKEEWDYEKIVATIPAADAFKPVAESGCSM; this is encoded by the coding sequence ATGCGAAACACCAAGATGATCAGCCTTGCGGCCATGGTGGCCAGTTCAGGCCTAGTGCTGACCGCGTGCGGCAGCGCGGGCGGCGGCCCGTCGTCCGACGGCGGCAAGATCAGTGACGACAAGATCGTCCTCGCCGTGCTGAACGACCAGTCCGGCGTCTACAAGGACCTCTCCGGACCCAACTCGGTCGAGGCCGTGAAGATGGCCGTCGAGGACTGGAAGGCCGCGCACAAGGACGATGCAGTGAGCAAGAACATCGAGGTGGTCACGGCCGACCACCAGAACAAGCCCGACATCGCCAACACCAAGGCGCAGGAGCTCTACGACCGGCAGAAGGCCGACATCATCCTCGACGTCCCGACCTCGTCCGCAGCCCTGGCGGTTGCGACGCAGGCCAAGGCGAAGAAGAAGGTCTACATCAACATCGGCGCCGGCACGACCGCCCTCACGGGGGCGCAGTGCAACAAGTACACGTTCCACTGGGCCTACGACACCTACATGCTCGCCAAGGGCACGGGTGGCACGCTCACCAAGGACGGCGGCAAGAAGTGGAACGTCGTCTACCCCGACTACGCGTTCGGTCAGGACATGACCAAGTCGTTCGAGGGCCAGATCACGACGGCCGGCGGTGCGATCGGCCAGAAGGTCCCGACGCCGTTCCCCAACGACAACTTCGCGACCTACATCACCAAGGCTGCGGCCGACAAGCCCGATGTCATCGGCACGATGCACGCCGGTGGTGACCTCATCAACTTCGTCAAGCAGTACAACCAGGCGGGCATCAGCGACCAGATCAAGCTGGCCGTCGGCCTGATGTTCATCACCGACATCCACAGCCTGGGCGCCGAGCAGTTCAAGGGCGTGACCTTCACCGAGGCCTGGTACTGGAACTTCGACGAGCAGAACCGCAAGTGGGCCGACAAGTTCCAGGAGAGGACCAAGACGCGCCCATCGTTCGCGCACGCCGCGAACTACTCCGCCGCCTACAACTACCTCGAGGCCGTCCAGGAGGCGGGCAGCGACAAGGGTGACGACGTCGTCGCCAAGCTCGAGGGCAAGAAGATCAACGACTTCTTCCTGCGCAACGGTGAGGTTCGTGCCGCGGACCACCGCGTCATCCACGACGCCTACCTCGCCGAGGTCAAGCCCGCCGCCGAGGTCAAGGAGGAGTGGGACTACGAGAAGATCGTCGCCACCATTCCCGCGGCCGACGCCTTCAAGCCGGTAGCCGAGTCCGGCTGCTCGATGTGA
- a CDS encoding alpha/beta hydrolase: MGWHPATRRVKGSQVRVIPAFTVEVTSGTLAVHDLIPGATSPDVPVVLALHGITANGLAWQVLADELVRRHGAGAVRLLAPDLRGRAASRDVPGPYGIGVHADDVLAIASAFGGRPILVGHSMGAFVAAVAAAAEPERFRSVVLVDGGLGFPAPVTMTVDDALSSVLGPAMTRLSMVFDSPEDHLAFWRRHPSVGPLLAGPGGLWLRRYLEHDLIETAQGWRSSCILDAVRADGRDVLADHTTLGAARCAVEADVDVELLWAQRGLLDEPQGLYDEGRLQALNLPPGLRVTAVPDTNHYSIILDLAPVRALADVIDRQLASTS; the protein is encoded by the coding sequence ATGGGGTGGCATCCGGCGACCCGTCGTGTGAAGGGGAGCCAAGTGCGGGTGATCCCGGCGTTCACCGTGGAGGTCACGTCCGGCACGCTGGCCGTCCACGACCTCATCCCTGGTGCGACCTCGCCTGACGTGCCGGTCGTCCTGGCACTTCACGGCATCACCGCCAACGGGCTTGCCTGGCAGGTGCTCGCCGACGAGCTCGTGCGTCGGCATGGTGCTGGTGCTGTTCGACTGCTTGCCCCCGATCTGCGTGGCCGAGCGGCCAGCCGTGACGTTCCCGGTCCCTATGGGATCGGTGTCCACGCCGACGATGTCCTCGCCATCGCGTCGGCCTTCGGCGGTCGGCCGATCCTCGTGGGCCACTCAATGGGCGCCTTCGTTGCGGCCGTGGCTGCGGCCGCGGAACCGGAGCGTTTCCGGTCGGTCGTTCTCGTCGATGGTGGTCTTGGGTTTCCAGCGCCCGTGACAATGACCGTTGACGACGCGTTGTCGAGTGTCCTCGGACCGGCGATGACCCGGCTCTCGATGGTGTTCGACTCGCCCGAGGACCACCTCGCGTTCTGGCGTCGGCACCCTTCTGTCGGGCCGCTGCTCGCGGGACCGGGGGGTCTCTGGCTGCGTCGATATCTCGAGCACGACCTGATCGAGACGGCGCAGGGGTGGCGGTCGAGCTGCATCCTCGATGCCGTGCGTGCCGACGGGCGGGACGTGCTGGCCGACCACACGACGTTGGGCGCCGCCCGTTGCGCGGTGGAGGCGGACGTCGACGTCGAGCTGCTGTGGGCGCAGCGCGGTCTTCTCGACGAACCGCAAGGGCTCTATGACGAGGGCCGGTTGCAGGCCCTGAACCTTCCGCCGGGCCTGCGAGTGACAGCCGTCCCTGACACGAACCACTACTCGATCATCCTCGACCTGGCACCGGTTCGAGCACTGGCTGACGTGATCGACCGTCAGTTGGCATCGACGAGTTGA